The following coding sequences lie in one Maylandia zebra isolate NMK-2024a linkage group LG14, Mzebra_GT3a, whole genome shotgun sequence genomic window:
- the rnpepl1 gene encoding aminopeptidase RNPEPL1, translating into MAELHQAPTSLCCCRKSLPDSGGRCSGDLARPSAGLGLESQRCPLVDVASASNFRSFQLCHFHLDLRLNFAVKEMSGWLVLDLVPVQPGVCSLILDSHPSLLIHSIDCKVPGAGQQEPVSLTYRVDPFTDYGSSLSISLPTAAVKPGRAVQITVRYTTTDGPAIWWLDSELTCGQVRPLVFTQGHSVCNRSFFPCFDTPAVKSTYTATVRVPDGVTVLMSASRSSYSKQDRVFQFSMEFPVPSYLVALVAGELQHVDVGPRSRLWAEPCLLSCAVKKLGGSVERWLGVAEDLFGPYLWGRCDIVFLPPSFPIVAMENPCLTFIIASILESSEFLLIDVIHEIAHGWFGNAVTNATWEEMWLSEGLATYAQRRITTEAYGEPFTCLETVVRLDALHRQLRLLGDSNPVSRLQVKFESGVNPSTLMNLFTYEKGFCFVSYLSEISGDVRRFDCFLRDYISEFKFKSVVAQDLIDYFLSYFPELKDAAVAKREGLEFERWLSGCGPPLYEPDLSAGGALIGPVQDLCDLWRNADPPDLEALATFDLSTWSTFQIVLFLDRMLDHSPLLHSVMASLSDSYSSLFDGLNAEVQIRWLQMVVRNSFYPDLPRVRAFLHKHTSRMYTVPLYEDLVAGVMKCVAVEIFYQTQRRLHPNLRRTLQQILFQTSSTNQNGSALPPSSGSTPPQEPTAAVATASPGGATGTTATIALRDVNVSA; encoded by the exons ATGGCAGAGCTCCACCAGGCGCCCACCTCGCTGTGCTGCTGCCGTAAATCCCTGCCGGACTCCGGGGGCCGGTGCTCCGGGGACTTGGCCCGGCCCTCTGCGGGCCTGGGTCTGGAATCCCAACGCTGCCCCCTGGTGGATGTGGCGTCCGCATCGAACTTCAGGAGCTTCCAGCTGTGTCACTTCCACCTGGACCTGCGGCTGAACTTTGCAGTGAAGGAGATGAGCGGCTGGCTGGTTCTGGACCTGGTTCCGGTGCAGCCGGGGGTCTGCTCCCTGATCCTGGACTCCCACCCTTCTTTATTGATCCACTCCATAGACTGTAAGGTGCCGGGGGCCGGGCAGCAGGAGCCCGTGTCCCTCACGTACCGCGTGGACCCGTTCACCGACTACGGCTCGTCGCTCAGCATCAGCCTGCCAACCGCGGCAGTGAAACCAGGCCGGGCGGTCCAGATCACGGTCCGCTACACCACCACGGACGGGCCGGCG atcTGGTGGCTGGACTCGGAGCTCACCTGCGGTCAGGTTCGTCCTCTGGTCTTCACTCAGGGTCACTCAGTGTGTAACCGCTCCTTCTTCCCCTGCTTCGACACGCCAGCCGTCAAGAGCACGTACACCGCCACGGTCCGG GTCCCGGATGGCGTGACGGTTCTCATGAGTGCGTCTCGGAGTTCGTACTCCAAACAGGACCGCGTCTTCCAGTTCTCCATGGAGTTTCCTGTACCCTCCTACCTGGTGGCGCTGGTGGCCGGCGAGCTGCAGCACGTAGACGTCGGGCCGAG GAGTCGTCTGTGGGCGGAGCCTTGCCTGTTGTCCTGCGCGGTGAAGAAGCTAGGGGGCAGCGTGGAGCGCTGGCTGGGCGTCGCCGAGGACCTGTTTGGACCTTACCTGTGGGGCAG GTGCGACATcgtcttcctccctccctccttccccATCGTCGCCATGGAGAACCCCTGCCTCACGTTCATCATCGCCTCCATCCTGGAGAGCAGCGAGTTCCTGCTGATTGACGTCATCCACGAGATCGCCCACGGCTGGTTCGGCAACGCCGTCACCAACGCCACCTGGGAGGAGATGTGGCTGAGCGAAGGCCTGGCGACGTACGCCCAGCGAAGGATCACCACGGAGGCCTACG GTGAGCCGTTCACCTGCCTGGAGACTGTTGTGCGATTGGACGCCCTCCACAGACAGCTGCGTCTCCTTGGAGACAGCAACCCCGTGAGCAGGCTGCAGGTCAAGTTTGAGTCAG GTGTGAACCCCAGCACGCTGATGAACCTGTTCACCTACGAGAAAGGTTTCTGCTTCGTGTCGTATCTGTCGGAGATCAGCGGAGACGTGAGACGCTTCGACTGTTTCCTCAgg gatTACATCTCAGAGTTTAAGTTTAAGAGCGTGGTGGCTCAGGACCTCATagactacttcctgtcttaCTTCCCGGAGCTGAAGGATGCCGCCGTCGCTAAGAGAGAAG GTCTAGAGTTTGAGCGTTGGCTGAGCGGCTGCGGCCCGCCTCTCTACGAGCCAGACCTGTCAGCGGGCGGCGCTCTTATCGGGCCCGTCCAGGATCTGTGCGACCTGTGGAGGAACGCTGACCCCCCTGACCTAGAGGCGCTCGCGACCTTTGACCTCTCGACCTGGAGCACCTTTCAGATCGTCCTTTTCCTGGACCGCATGCTGGACCACTCGCCGCTGCTGCACA GTGTGATGGCGAGCCTGTCGGACTCGTACTCGTCGCTGTTCGACGGGCTGAACGCCGAGGTGCAGATCCGCTGGCTGCAGATGGTGGTGAGGAACAGCTTCTACCCCGACCTGCCGCGAGTGCGAGCCTTCCTGCACAAACAC ACGTCCAGGATGTACACAGTGCCGCTGTATGAGGACCTGGTTGCTGGGGTGATGAAGTGTGTTGCCGTGGAGATCTTCTACCAGACACAGCGGCGGCTGCACCCGAACCTCAGACGCACGCTGCAGCAAATCCTGTTCCAGACCAGCTCGACCAATCAGAATGGCTCCGCTCTGCCTCCCTCCTCCGGCTCCACCCCCCCGCAGGAGCCAACCGCTGCCGTGGCGACTGCCTCCCCTGGCGGAGCCACCGGGACAACTGCCACCATTGCTCTGCGTGATGTCAACGTCTCGGCGTGA